A window from Gallus gallus isolate bGalGal1 chromosome 5, bGalGal1.mat.broiler.GRCg7b, whole genome shotgun sequence encodes these proteins:
- the TKFC gene encoding triokinase/FMN cyclase: protein MEVPKKLVCSVASCAEDALAGLVACNPGLQLLRGHRVALRSDLDALRGRVALLSGGGSGHEPAHAGYIGKGMLSGVVAGAIFTSPAVGSILAAIRAVTEAGAVGTLLIVKNYTGDRLNFGLALERARAEGADVRMVVVGDDCAFASQKKAGRRGLCGTVLVHKVAGAMAEAGASLDEIVTRVSAVTKAMGTLGLSLSPCSVPGSKPTFQLASDEMELGLGIHGEAGVRRMKVMPADEAVETMLAHMTDPSNASHLPLSPGASVVLVVNNLGGLSCLELSIVAGVAVRSLERRGVCIARALVGSFMTALEMAGISLTLLLVDEELLRLIDAETTAMAWPNVVTGPATSQRPEVAAPKEAMETAKQVPSTGPGMERAQKVLARVCSTLLGLQDKLNELDRAAGDGDCGHTHARAARAIQEWMRAQPLPPSPAHLFSALADLLLDKMGGSSGVLYGLFLTAAAHPLHNRSDLPAWADAVDAGIEAMQRYGGAAPGDRTMLDALCAAAQALRALRSPGADLLTVLASAVESAEAAAESTRHMEAGAGRASYISSAQLLQPDPGAVAAAAVLRAVLEGLQG from the exons ATGGAG GTCCCCAAGAAGCTGGTGTGCTCGGTGgccagctgtgctgaggatgcgCTGGCAGGGCTGGTGGCGTGCaaccctgggctgcagctgctgcggGGACACCGAGTGGCCCTGCGCTCTGACCTGGATGCCCTGCGGGGACGTGTGGCACTGCTCTCTGGGGGGGGCTCCGGCCATGAGCCCGCTCACGCAG GCTACATTGGGAAGGGCATGCTGAGCGGCGTGGTGGCCGGTGCCATCTTCACCTCCCCCGCTGTGGGCAGCATCCTGGCGGCCATCCGGGCGGTGACAGAGGCTGGTGCAG TGGGGACGCTGCTGATCGTGAAGAACTACACGGGGGACCGCCTGAACTTTGGGCTGGCACTGGAGCGGGCACGGGCAGAGGGGGCCGACGTGcggatggtggtggtgggcgATGACTGCGCCTTCGCCAGCCAGAAGAAAGCCGGGCGCCGCGGGTTGTGCGGCACCGTCCTCGTGCACAAG GTGGCTGGAGCCATGGCTGAGGCGGGGGCGAGCTTGGATGAGATCGTCACAAGGGTGTCAGCAGTCACCAAAGCCATGG GCACTCTGGGGCTCAGCTTGTCGCCATGCAGCGTGCCTGGCTCCAAGCCCACCTTCCAGCTGGCTAGTGATGAgatggagctggggctgg GGATCCACGGTGAGGCCGGCGTGCGCAGAATGAAA GTGATGCCAGCGGATGAGGCAGTGGAGACAATGCTGGCGCACATGACTGACCCCTCCAATGCCTCTCACCTGCCCCTGAGCCCCG GAGCCTCTGTGGTGCTGGTGGTGAACAACCTGGGCGGTCTGTCCTGCCTGGAGCTGAGCATTGTTGCTGGTGTGGCTGTGCGCAGTCTGG AGAGACGTGGCGTCTGTATCGCTCGGGCACTGGTGGGCTCCTTCATGACAGCGCTGGAGATGGCCGGGatctccctcaccctgctgctggtggacgaggagctgctgaggctgATCG atGCTGAGACCACTGCCATGGCATGGCCTAACGTGGTCACGGGACCTGCCACGAGCCAGAGACCAGAGGTGGCAGCACCAAAGGAGGCAATGGAGACAGCAAAGCAAGTGCCCAGTACAG GGCCTGGCATGGAGCGAGCGCAGAAGGTGCTGGCACGAGTGTGCAGCACCCTGCTGGGCCTGCAGGACAAGCTCAATGAGCTGGACCGTGCAGCAGGCGATGGGGACTGCGGCCACACGCACGCCCGAGCTGCCCGAG ccatccaGGAATGGATGCGTGCCCAGCCCCTGCCTCCATCCCCAGCTCATCTCTTCTCCGCTCTGGCCGACCTCCTGCTGGACAAGATGGGTGGCTCCTCTGGTGTG CTATATGGACTGTTCCTGACAGCAGCCGCCCACCCCCTGCACAACCGCAGCGACCTCCCAGCGTGGGCCGACGCTGTGGATGCCGGCATCGAAGCCATGCAGCG gTACGGAGGAGCGGCCCCAGGCGACAGGACGATG CTGGATGCACTGTGTGCCGCAGCGCAGGCACTGCGTGCCCTGCGCAGCCCTGGGGCCGACCTGCTGACGGTGCTGGCCTCCGCCGTGGAG AGcgcagaggcagcagcagagtcTACTCGGCACATGGAGGCTGGTGCAGGCAGAGCCAGCTAcatcagctcagctcagctgctgcagcccgatcctggggctgtggcagcagcagcagtgctgcgagctgtgctggaggggtTGCAGGGCTGA
- the CYB561A3 gene encoding cytochrome b, ascorbate dependent 3 isoform b (isoform b is encoded by transcript variant 2): MMPDLPFLPFCTLLGSLGLGCVAFVGAWCQHWRGGFAWDGSARMFNWHPVLMVTGMVVLYGAAALVYRLPPAWRGPKLPWKMLHSTLALTAFILAVLGLVAVFNFHNASGTPNMYSLHSWLGLATILLFSCQWVAGFSAFLLPYAPTWLRALYKPIHIFFGSTILMLSMASCVSGINEKLFFSLKNGTASVPYKLLPPEAVFANILGLLIILFVVLVLCALANPSWKRPEADSLDTHQPLLGAEH, from the exons ATGATGCCGGatctgcctttcctgcctttctgcaccttgctgggcagcctggggctgggctgcgtGGCCTTCGTCGGCGCGTGGTGCCAGCACTGGCGCGGTGGCTTCGCCTGGGATGGCAGCGCCCGCATGTTCAACTGGCACCCGGTGCTGATGGTGACGGGCATGGTGGTGCTGTATGGAGCAG CGGCTCTGGTGTACCGCCTACCCCCTGCCTGGCGTGGCCCCAAGCTGCCCTGGAAGATGCTGCACAGCACGCTGGCACTGACAGCCTTCATCCTTGCTGTGCTGGGACTGGTGGCTGTCTTTAACTTCCACAATGCCAGCGGGACGCCCAACATGTACTCGCTGCACAGCTGGCTGGGGCTGGCCACCATACTGCTCTTCTCCTGCCAG TGGGTGGCCGGCTTCAGTGCTTTCCTGCTGCCCTACGCACCCACCTGGCTCCGCGCCCTCTACAAGCCCATCCACATCTTCTTCGGCTCCACCATCCTTATGCTCTCCATGGCCTCCTGTGTGTCAGGCATCAACGAGAAGCTCTTCTTCAGCCT GAAGAACGGGACTGCGTCGGTGCCATACAAACTCCTTCCCCCTGAGGCCGTCTTTGCAAACATTTTGGGGCTCCTCATCATCCTCTTTgtggtgctggtgctgtgcGCCCTGGCCAATCCCAGCTGGAAGCGCCCCGAGGCCGACTCCCTTGACACTCACCAG cccctgcttgGTGCTGAGCACTGA
- the CYB561A3 gene encoding cytochrome b, ascorbate dependent 3 isoform a (isoform a is encoded by transcript variant 1) encodes MAALAEGEGEVGPSGSQEGLRSLHLAAMMPDLPFLPFCTLLGSLGLGCVAFVGAWCQHWRGGFAWDGSARMFNWHPVLMVTGMVVLYGAAALVYRLPPAWRGPKLPWKMLHSTLALTAFILAVLGLVAVFNFHNASGTPNMYSLHSWLGLATILLFSCQWVAGFSAFLLPYAPTWLRALYKPIHIFFGSTILMLSMASCVSGINEKLFFSLKNGTASVPYKLLPPEAVFANILGLLIILFVVLVLCALANPSWKRPEADSLDTHQPLLGAEH; translated from the exons ATGGCGGCGCTCGCTGAGGGCGAAGGGGAGGTGGGGCCCAGCGGGTCCCAGGAGGGGTTGAG gtcccTGCACCTTGCTGCGATGATGCCGGatctgcctttcctgcctttctgcaccttgctgggcagcctggggctgggctgcgtGGCCTTCGTCGGCGCGTGGTGCCAGCACTGGCGCGGTGGCTTCGCCTGGGATGGCAGCGCCCGCATGTTCAACTGGCACCCGGTGCTGATGGTGACGGGCATGGTGGTGCTGTATGGAGCAG CGGCTCTGGTGTACCGCCTACCCCCTGCCTGGCGTGGCCCCAAGCTGCCCTGGAAGATGCTGCACAGCACGCTGGCACTGACAGCCTTCATCCTTGCTGTGCTGGGACTGGTGGCTGTCTTTAACTTCCACAATGCCAGCGGGACGCCCAACATGTACTCGCTGCACAGCTGGCTGGGGCTGGCCACCATACTGCTCTTCTCCTGCCAG TGGGTGGCCGGCTTCAGTGCTTTCCTGCTGCCCTACGCACCCACCTGGCTCCGCGCCCTCTACAAGCCCATCCACATCTTCTTCGGCTCCACCATCCTTATGCTCTCCATGGCCTCCTGTGTGTCAGGCATCAACGAGAAGCTCTTCTTCAGCCT GAAGAACGGGACTGCGTCGGTGCCATACAAACTCCTTCCCCCTGAGGCCGTCTTTGCAAACATTTTGGGGCTCCTCATCATCCTCTTTgtggtgctggtgctgtgcGCCCTGGCCAATCCCAGCTGGAAGCGCCCCGAGGCCGACTCCCTTGACACTCACCAG cccctgcttgGTGCTGAGCACTGA
- the TMEM138 gene encoding transmembrane protein 138 isoform X1, which translates to METENGGRGIQDIAILFNVIIIFLMFFNTFVFQAGLVNLLFHKFKGTILLSAAYLALSISFHIWIMNLRWRDSSRFIWTEGLQTLFVFQRLAAVLYCYFYKRTAVHLGDPLFYQDSLWLRKEFAHFRG; encoded by the exons ATGGAGACGGAGAATGGCGGCCGCGG CATCCAGGACATTGCCATTCTCTTCAATGtcatcatcatcttcctcaTGTTCTTCAATACCTTTGTCTTCCAAGCTGGACTGGTCAACCTTCTCTTCCACAAGTTCAAGGGGACCATCCTACTGTCAGCAGCCTACCTGGCACTCAGCATCTCTTTCCACATCTGGATCATG AACCTGCGCTGGAGGGATTCCAGCCGCTTCATCTGGACCGAAGGCCTGCAGacactgtttgttttccagcGGCTGG CGGCGGTGCTCTACTGCTACTTCTACAAGAGGACTGCGGTGCACCTGGGCGACCCACTCTTCTACCAGGACTCGCTCTGGCTGCGCAAGGAGTTTGCTCACTTCCGCGGTTGA
- the TMEM138 gene encoding transmembrane protein 138 codes for MLQTSNYSLVLFLQFLLLFYDLFVNSFSELLRTAPAVQLVLFIIQDIAILFNVIIIFLMFFNTFVFQAGLVNLLFHKFKGTILLSAAYLALSISFHIWIMNLRWRDSSRFIWTEGLQTLFVFQRLAAVLYCYFYKRTAVHLGDPLFYQDSLWLRKEFAHFRG; via the exons ATGCTCCAGACCAGCAACTACAGCTTGGTGCTGTTCCTGcagtttctgctgcttttctacGACCTGTTTGTCAACTCCTTCTCAGAGCTGCTCCGCACAGCCCCTGCTGTCCAGCTTGTCCTTTTCAT CATCCAGGACATTGCCATTCTCTTCAATGtcatcatcatcttcctcaTGTTCTTCAATACCTTTGTCTTCCAAGCTGGACTGGTCAACCTTCTCTTCCACAAGTTCAAGGGGACCATCCTACTGTCAGCAGCCTACCTGGCACTCAGCATCTCTTTCCACATCTGGATCATG AACCTGCGCTGGAGGGATTCCAGCCGCTTCATCTGGACCGAAGGCCTGCAGacactgtttgttttccagcGGCTGG CGGCGGTGCTCTACTGCTACTTCTACAAGAGGACTGCGGTGCACCTGGGCGACCCACTCTTCTACCAGGACTCGCTCTGGCTGCGCAAGGAGTTTGCTCACTTCCGCGGTTGA
- the TMEM216 gene encoding transmembrane protein 216 gives MAARSRQRSSAPLQVLLFLNGWYSATYFLLEAFIFAYKVLLLPYPLTNLLLDVLLLLLYLGIEATRIFFGSKGNLCQRKVPLAVCLALTVPAAVMATYCLLLQTYALRLEAILSAILLLFYSVELLLGGLALASFSSVDAY, from the exons ATGGCGGCGCGGA GCCGCCAGCGCTCCTCGGCCCCGCTGCAGGTCCTTCTCTTCCTCAACGGGTGGTACAGCGCGACCTACTTCCTGCTGGAGGCGTTCATCTTCGCCTACAAGG tgctgctgctgccgtaCCCGCTCACCAACCTGCTGCTGgacgtgctgctgctgctgctctaccTCGGCATTGAGGCCACGCGCATCTTCTTCG GTTCCaagggcaacctgtgccagcgcAAGGTGCCTCTGGCCGTCTGCCTGGCCCTCACGGTGCCAGCGGCCGTCATGGCGACctactgcctgctgctgcagacctACGCCCTGCGTCTGGAGGCCATCCTCAGCGCCATCCTCCTGCTCTTCTACTccgtggagctgctgctgggcggCCTGGCGCTCGCCTCCTTCTCTAG CGTGGATGCATACTGA
- the CPSF7 gene encoding LOW QUALITY PROTEIN: cleavage and polyadenylation specificity factor subunit 7 (The sequence of the model RefSeq protein was modified relative to this genomic sequence to represent the inferred CDS: deleted 1 base in 1 codon) — translation MSEGVDLIDIYADEEFNQDSEFSNADQMDLYDDVLTASSQPPESRTSSLEPPPEIRQEPPPKPNSKAPAILYTYSGLRNKRAAVYVGSFSWWTTDQQLIQTIRSVGVYDVVELKFAENRANGQSKGYAEVVVASENSVHKLLELLPGKVLNGDKVEVRLATRQNLSQFEAQARKRVPPRAHSRDSADSLDGRATPTENALPPTRLEKPPSILPFFNRPPAALPLMGLPPPPMPPLPPLSSSFGVPPPPPGIHYQHLMPPPPRLPPHLAVPPPGAVPPALHLNPAFFPPPSAALGPPPDAYGKALTPYNHSSRELGPPPAPVSEVEFEEIMNRNRAISSSAISKAVSGASAGDYSDAIETLLTAIAVIKQSRVANDERCRVLLSSLKDCLHGIEAKSYSTGSSGSSARKRHRSRERSPSRSRESSRRHRDLLHNEDRHEDYFQERNREHERHRDRDRERDRHH, via the exons ATGTCGGAGGGAGTGGACCTGATTGATATCTACGCTGACGAAGAGTTCAACCAG GACTCCGAGTTCAGTAATGCTGACCAGATGGACCTGTATGATGACGTGCTGACGGCCAGCTCGCAGCCCCCCGAAAGCCGCACCAGCAGCTTGGAGCCACCCCCTGAGATCCGCCAGGagcccccccccaaacccaacaGCAAAGCCCCTGCCATCCTGTATACCTACAGCGGGCTGCGCAACAAGAGGGCAGCTGTCTATGTGGGCAGCTTCtcctgg TGGACAACCGACCAGCAGCTGATCCAGACCATCCGTTCAGTGGGTGTCTATGATGTGGTGGAGCTGAAGTTTGCAGAGAATCGAGCCAATGGCCAGTCGAAAGG GTACGCGGAGGTGGTGGTGGCCTCTGAGAACTCGGTCCacaagctgctggagctgctgcccgGCAAAGTGCTCAATGGGGACAAGGTGGAGGTGAGGCTGGCCACCCGGCAGAACCTGTCCCAGTTCGAGGCTCAGGCTCGCAAAC GCGTGCCGCCGAGGGCCCACTCCCGGGACTCCGCCGACTCTCTGGATGGCCGCGCCACACCGACGGAGAACGCGCTGCCGCCCACCCGCCTGGAGAAGCCCCCCTCCATCCTGCCCTTCTTCAaccgc ccccccgccgccctGCCCCTCATGGGGCTGCCCCCGCCGCCCATGCCCCCTCTGCCGCCCCTCTCCTCCAGCTTCGGCgtcccccccccgcctcccggCATCCACTACCAGCACCTCATGCCCCCTCCGCCCCGACTGCCCCCGCACCTGGCTGTGCCCCCCCCGGGGGCCGTCCCACCGGCCCTGCACCTCAACCCAGCCTTCTTCCCCCCACCCAGCGCGGCCCTGGGGCCTCCACCGGATGCCTACGGCAAAGCCTTGACCCCCTACAACCACAGCAG CCGGGAGCTCGGTCCGCCACCCGCCCCTGTGAGCGAGGTGGAGTTCGAGGAGATCATGAACAGGAACCGGGCCATCTCCAGCAGTGCCATTTCCAAAGCAGTGTCGGGCGCCAGCGCAG GTGATTACAGCGATGCCATTGAGACCCTCCTGACAGCCATTGCCGTCATCAAACAGTCCCGCGTTGCCAACGACGAGCGGTGCCGcgtcctcctctcctccctcaaAGACTGCCTGCATGGGATCGAGGCCAAGTCATACAGCACGGGCTCCAGCGGCAGCTCCGCCAG GAAAAGACACCGGTCTCGGGAGCGCTCTCCCAGCCGGTCCCGTGAAAGCAGTCGGCGGCACCGGGACCTCCTGCACAACGAGGATCGGCACGAGGACTATTTCCAGGAGCGGAACCGGGAGCACGAAAGGCATCGGGACAGGGACAGAGAGAGGGACAGGCACCACTGA
- the SDHAF2 gene encoding succinate dehydrogenase assembly factor 2, mitochondrial isoform 1 (isoform 1 is encoded by transcript variant 1), translating to MATSRLCSLPRCTLCRPVLARLCMPRGYSGASLGDSGKDMLEIPLPPWKERPNEPLPTKRARLLYESRKRGMLENCILLSLFAKENLSRMDERQLNLYDRLINEPSNDWDIYYWATEAKPTPAVFDNEVMAMLKELAKNKKKEQRLRQPDLEYLFESTS from the exons ATGGCGACGAGCCGG ctgtgctcgCTGCCCCGCTGCACCCTGTGCCGCCCAGTGCTGGCACGGCTGTGCATGCCACGGGGCTACAGCGGGGCCTCACTGGGCGACTCAGGGAAGGACATGCTGGAGATCCCTCTGCCTCCCTGGAAGGAGCGCCCCAATGAGCCACTGCCCACCAAGAGAGCACGTCTGCTGTACGAGAGCAGGAAGAGGGGCATGCTTGAGAACTGCATCTTGCTCAG CCTTTTTGCCAAGGAGAACCTGAGCCGTATGGATGAGCGGCAGCTGAACCTCTACGACCGGCTCATCAACGAGCCCAGCAACGACTGGGACATCTACTACTGGGCCACAG AAGCCAAGCCCACGCCGGCTGTGTTTGACAACGAGGTGATGGCCATGCTGAAGGAGCTTGCTAAGAACAAGAAGAAGGAGCAGAGGCTACGGCAGCCAGACCTGGAGTACCTCTTTGAGTCCACAAGCTGA
- the SDHAF2 gene encoding succinate dehydrogenase assembly factor 2, mitochondrial isoform 2 (isoform 2 is encoded by transcript variant 2) — protein MPRGYSGASLGDSGKDMLEIPLPPWKERPNEPLPTKRARLLYESRKRGMLENCILLSLFAKENLSRMDERQLNLYDRLINEPSNDWDIYYWATEAKPTPAVFDNEVMAMLKELAKNKKKEQRLRQPDLEYLFESTS, from the exons ATGCCACGGGGCTACAGCGGGGCCTCACTGGGCGACTCAGGGAAGGACATGCTGGAGATCCCTCTGCCTCCCTGGAAGGAGCGCCCCAATGAGCCACTGCCCACCAAGAGAGCACGTCTGCTGTACGAGAGCAGGAAGAGGGGCATGCTTGAGAACTGCATCTTGCTCAG CCTTTTTGCCAAGGAGAACCTGAGCCGTATGGATGAGCGGCAGCTGAACCTCTACGACCGGCTCATCAACGAGCCCAGCAACGACTGGGACATCTACTACTGGGCCACAG AAGCCAAGCCCACGCCGGCTGTGTTTGACAACGAGGTGATGGCCATGCTGAAGGAGCTTGCTAAGAACAAGAAGAAGGAGCAGAGGCTACGGCAGCCAGACCTGGAGTACCTCTTTGAGTCCACAAGCTGA
- the LRRC10B gene encoding leucine-rich repeat-containing protein 10B, protein MGSGGSTCLISAEGPAGVEQRLEARRGRLPPALWAQRGLRKLYLSGAGLRDVPAELASLRHLRTLALDGNELMEVPEALCQLPCLAYLYLGRNGLQGLPPAFGHLQSLRCLWLEGNFMGRFPTALLGLPGLRSLQLGDNRLARLPSSLPRMAGLQGLWLYGNRFQHFPPVLLRMAQLRVLDLDRNRIARFPDLRGLAGLCLLSYDHNPVPQPPRVADTVRLVGSGAVEYMEEREERLREQQRLEEEEEEEEGAGRMPRDDGSPLLEDAP, encoded by the coding sequence ATGGGCAGCGGCGGTTCGACGTGTCTGATATCAGCCGAGGGCCCCGCAGGCGTGGAGCAGCGCCTGGAGGCGCGGCGTGGGCGGCTGCCCCCGGCGCTGTGGGCTCAGCGTGGGCTTCGCAAGCTGTACCTGAGCGGCGCCGGGCTGCGCGACGTGCCGGCAGAGCTGGCGTCCCTGCGGCACCTCCGCACGCTGGCGCTGGACGGCAACGAGCTGatggaggtgcccgaggcccTGTGCCAGCTGCCCTGCCTGGCGTACCTCTACCTGGGCCGCAACGGGCTGCAGGGGCTGCCGCCTGCCTTCGGCCACCTGCAGAGCCTGCGCTGCCTCTGGCTGGAGGGCAACTTCATGGGTCGCTTCCCCACCGCCCTGCTGGGCCTGCCGGGCTTGcgcagcctgcagctgggagaCAACCGCCTGGCCCGCctgccctcctccctgccccgCATGGCCGGCCTGCAGGGCCTGTGGCTCTACGGCAACCGTTTCCAGCACTTCCCCCCGGTGCTGCTGCGCATGGCCCAGCTCCGCGTCCTTGACCTCGATCGCAACCGCATCGCCCGCTTCCCCGACCTGCGGGGCCTGGCCGGCCTCTGCCTGCTCTCCTACGACCACAACCCCGTGCCTCAGCCTCCCCGCGTGGCCGACACGGTGCGCCTGGTGGGCAGCGGGGCCGTGGAGTACATGGAGGAGCGGGAGGAGAGGCTGCGGGAGCAACAGCGTctcgaggaggaggaggaggaggaggaaggcgcTGGGAGGATGCCCCGGGATGATGGATCCCCGCTGCTGGAGGACGCGCCGTGA
- the SYT7 gene encoding synaptotagmin-7 isoform X3 — translation MAPRERREAVPRPGGRETAGCSLWPLPERSLHWGIFSLTLFFSFLQFCPFTFFSFLSSPLPFLSLSFEDSTLSTATTLEYIPTSAGDPKCQRPRTLMRQQSLQQPLSQHQRSNHSQPTTSQSLGHLQAHSSSSGGAGNPRGSRGGQARQGIAAGSKQRTSRSNPGSWDHVVGQIRNRGLDMKSFLLPAGGKAVNTAPVPGQTQQDESDRKTEPHSSVSDLVNSLTSEMLMLSPGSEDDEGHDGSSRENLGRIQFSVGYNFQESTLTVKIMKAQELPAKDFSGTSDPFVKIYLLPDKKHKLETKVKRKNLNPHWNETFLFEGFPYEKVVQRVLYLQVLDYDRFSRNDPIGEVSIPLNKVDLTQMQTFWKDLKPCSDGSGSRGELLLSLCYNPSANSIVVNIIKARNLKAMDIGGTSDPYVKVWLMYKDKRVEKKKTVVMKRCLNPVFNESFSFDIPTERLRETTIVITVMDKDRLSRNDVIGKIYLSWKSGPGEVKHWKDMIARPRQAVAQWHQLKA, via the exons ATGGCACCGCGGGAGCGCAGAGAGGCCGTGCCACGGCCGGGAGGCAGAGAAACCGCTGGCTGTAGCCTCTGGCCCCTGCCGGAGCGCTCCCTGCACTGGGGCATCTTCTCGCTaactctcttcttttccttcctccaatTTTGCCCCTTCaccttcttctcctttctctcctctcctctgcccttCCTCTCCCTAAGTTTCGAGGACTCCACCCTGTCCACAGCCACTACCCTTGAGTATATCCCCACCTCAGCAGGCGACCCCAAATGCCAGAGGCCCCGCACGCTCATGCGCCAGCaaagcctgcagcagcccctcagCCAGCACCAGCGCAGCAACCACAGCCAGCCGACCACCAGCCAGAGCCTGGGCCACCTCCAGgcccacagcagctcctccgGCGGCGCCGGCAACCCCCGGGGCTCCCGCGGTGGCCAAGCGCGCCAGGGCATCGCTGCCGGCTCCAAGCAGCGCACGAGCCGCTCCAACCCCGGCAGCTGGGACCACGTGGTGGGGCAAATCCGCAACCGTGGCTTGGACATGAAGTCCTTCCT gTTGCCAGCCGGTGGCAAGGCGGTGAACACAGCACCTGTGCCCGGGCAGACACAGCAGGATGAGTCCGATCGCAAGACGGAGCCGCACTCCTCTGTCTCCGACCTGGTGAACTCCCTGACCAGTGAGATGCTTATG CTTTCGCCAGGCTCCGAGGATGACGAAGGCCATGACGGCTCCAGCCGGGAGAACCTGGGCCGCATCCAGTTCAGCGTGGGCTACAACTTCCAGGAGTCCACCCTGACCGTCAAGATCATGAAGGCACAGGAGCTGCCAGCCAAGGACTTCAGCGGCACCAGTGACCCCTTTGTCAAGATCTACCTGCTACCTGACAAGAAGCACAAGCTGGAGACCAAGGTGAAGCGGAAGAACCTCAACCCGCACTGGAACGAGACTTTCCTCTTTGAAG GGTTCCCCTACGAGAAGGTGGTGCAGCGGGTGCTGTACCTTCAGGTCCTGGACTACGACCGCTTCAGCCGTAATGACCCCATTGGGGAGGTGTCCATCCCCCTCAACAAGGTGGACCTCACCCAGATGCAGACCTTCTGGAAGGACCTGAAGCCCTGCAGCGACGGCAGC ggcAGCCgaggggagctgctgctgtccctgtgctACAACCCCTCCGCCAACTCCATCGTGGTGAACATCATCAAGGCACGGAATCTCAAAGCCATGGACATCGGGGGCACATCAG ACCCCTACGTGAAGGTGTGGTTGATGTACAAGGACAAGCGGGTGGAGAAGAAGAAGACGGTGGTGATGAAGAGGTGCTTGAACCCTGTCTTCAACGAGTCCTTCTCCTTTGACATCCCCACGGAGCGACTGCGCGAGACCACCATTGTCATCACCGTCATggacaaggacaggctgagccGCAACGATGTCATCGGCAAG ATCTACCTGTCCTGGAAGAGCGGCCCTGGCgaggtgaagcactggaaggaCATGATCGCGCGGCCCCGGCAGGCGGTGGCACAGTGGCACCAGCTGAAAGCCTGA